The following coding sequences lie in one Bacteroides helcogenes P 36-108 genomic window:
- a CDS encoding C-GCAxxG-C-C family protein: MELEDRIERSVELFKSGYNCSQSVVAAFADMYGFTEEQALRMSASFGGGIGRMRQTCGAACGMFLLAGLEKGATDGKDREGKAANYALVQELAEEFKKRNGSMICAELLGLKKPEGSSDPEVRTEQYYAKRPCVKMVEEAAKIWAEYLERAVISS, encoded by the coding sequence ATGGAATTGGAAGATAGAATAGAAAGGTCTGTTGAACTTTTCAAAAGTGGCTATAATTGCTCGCAGTCTGTTGTGGCTGCTTTTGCCGATATGTATGGCTTTACGGAGGAACAGGCATTGCGTATGTCAGCTTCTTTCGGTGGAGGCATTGGACGTATGCGGCAGACATGCGGCGCCGCATGCGGTATGTTTCTGCTTGCAGGATTGGAGAAGGGGGCGACCGATGGCAAAGACCGTGAAGGCAAAGCAGCCAACTATGCACTGGTGCAGGAGTTGGCAGAGGAATTTAAGAAACGCAACGGTTCCATGATTTGTGCGGAACTTTTGGGATTGAAAAAACCGGAAGGTTCTTCAGATCCCGAAGTGCGTACAGAGCAGTATTATGCCAAACGTCCCTGTGTCAAGATGGTAGAAGAGGCTGCTAAAATATGGGCAGAATACTTGGAAAGGGCCGTAATTAGCTCTTGA
- the pheT gene encoding phenylalanine--tRNA ligase subunit beta produces MNISYNWLKEYVDFDLTPDEVAAALTSIGLETGGVEEVQTIKGGLEGLVIGEVLTCEAHPNSDHMHITTVNLGQGEPVQIVCGAPNVAAGQKVVVATLGAKLYDGDECFTIKKSKLRGVESNGMICAEDEIGIGTDHAGIIVLPETAVPGMLAKDYYNIKSDYVLEVDITPNRADACSHYGVARDLYAYLVQNGKQTSLKKPAVDAFAVENHDLDIKVTVENNEACPRYAGVTVKGVTVKESPEWLQNKLRIIGLRPINNVVDITNYIVHAFGQPLHCFDADKIKGGEVIVKTMPEGTPFVTLDGVERKLNERDLMICNKEEAMCIAGVFGGLDSGSTETTRDVFLESAYFHPTWVRKTARRHGLNTDASFRFERGIDPNITIYCLKLAALMVKELAGGTVASEIKDVCAAPVKNFRVELSYQKVRSLIGKEIPEDTIKSIVTSLEMKIVDETAEGLTLDVPPYRVDVQRDCDVIEDILRIYGYNNVEIPNTLKSSLTIKGDCDRSNKLQNLVAEQLVGCGFNEILNNSLTRAAYYDGLESYPPKNLVMLMNPLSADLNAMRQTLLFGGLESISHNANRKNADLKFFEFGNCYHFSAENKNPEKVLAAYSEEYHLSLWVTGKRVSNSWAHPDENSSVYELKAYVENIFARLGLCMHDLVVGNLTDDIYATALSVQTRGGKRLATFGVVTKKLLKAFDVDNEVYYADLNWKELMKAIKSVKVSYSEISKFPAVKRDLALLLDKKVQFSEIEKIAYETEKKLLKEVSLFDVYEGKNLEAGKKSYAVSFLLQDENATLNDKQIDKIMSKLVANLENKLNAKLR; encoded by the coding sequence ATGAATATCTCTTATAATTGGTTGAAAGAGTATGTCGATTTCGATTTGACACCGGATGAAGTTGCTGCGGCACTAACGTCTATCGGACTGGAAACCGGAGGCGTAGAAGAAGTGCAAACCATTAAAGGCGGACTGGAAGGACTGGTTATCGGCGAAGTGCTGACATGCGAAGCTCATCCTAATTCAGACCACATGCACATCACGACCGTTAATTTGGGACAAGGTGAACCTGTGCAGATTGTGTGTGGAGCTCCGAATGTAGCTGCCGGACAAAAAGTGGTGGTCGCCACGTTAGGTGCAAAACTGTATGATGGTGATGAATGTTTTACTATCAAAAAATCAAAACTCCGTGGTGTGGAATCCAACGGTATGATTTGTGCCGAAGACGAAATTGGTATCGGTACGGATCATGCAGGAATCATTGTATTGCCTGAGACTGCTGTTCCGGGCATGCTTGCCAAGGATTATTATAACATCAAGAGCGATTACGTGCTGGAGGTGGATATCACTCCGAACCGCGCAGATGCCTGTTCACATTATGGTGTAGCCCGTGACCTGTATGCCTATTTGGTACAAAACGGAAAGCAGACTTCGCTGAAGAAACCGGCGGTGGATGCTTTTGCCGTAGAAAACCATGACTTGGATATCAAGGTGACGGTAGAGAATAACGAGGCTTGTCCCCGGTATGCAGGTGTTACCGTTAAGGGAGTAACGGTAAAGGAAAGCCCCGAATGGTTGCAGAATAAACTCCGTATCATCGGTCTGCGTCCTATTAACAATGTGGTAGATATCACGAACTATATTGTTCATGCATTTGGCCAGCCGTTGCACTGCTTTGATGCAGATAAGATTAAAGGCGGTGAGGTGATTGTGAAGACCATGCCTGAAGGTACTCCGTTTGTAACGTTGGATGGAGTGGAACGTAAGCTGAACGAACGCGACCTGATGATCTGCAACAAGGAAGAAGCCATGTGCATTGCGGGTGTATTCGGAGGGCTGGATTCGGGATCTACCGAAACAACCCGGGACGTGTTTCTTGAAAGTGCTTATTTTCATCCGACATGGGTACGTAAAACCGCCCGCCGTCACGGTCTGAATACGGATGCTTCTTTCCGCTTTGAAAGAGGTATTGATCCCAATATCACGATCTATTGTCTGAAATTGGCTGCATTGATGGTGAAAGAGCTTGCAGGAGGTACTGTGGCTTCTGAAATAAAAGATGTTTGTGCTGCTCCTGTCAAGAATTTCAGAGTGGAGCTTTCGTACCAAAAGGTGCGTTCGCTGATAGGCAAGGAAATTCCGGAAGATACAATCAAGAGCATTGTAACAAGCTTGGAAATGAAGATTGTAGATGAGACTGCCGAAGGTCTGACTTTGGACGTGCCTCCTTACCGTGTGGATGTACAGCGTGATTGTGACGTTATAGAAGACATCCTGCGTATCTATGGGTATAATAATGTGGAGATTCCAAATACGTTGAAGTCCAGTCTGACTATAAAAGGGGATTGCGATAGATCCAATAAATTGCAGAATCTGGTGGCGGAGCAGTTGGTAGGATGCGGCTTTAATGAGATACTGAACAACTCGTTGACCCGTGCCGCGTACTACGATGGATTGGAATCTTATCCTCCAAAGAATCTTGTAATGCTGATGAATCCGCTGAGTGCTGACTTGAATGCCATGCGCCAGACCTTGCTTTTCGGTGGATTGGAAAGCATCTCTCATAATGCCAACCGCAAGAATGCGGATCTGAAGTTCTTTGAGTTCGGCAACTGTTATCACTTCAGTGCAGAGAATAAAAATCCGGAGAAAGTGCTTGCTGCTTACTCTGAAGAATACCACCTCAGCTTGTGGGTGACCGGGAAAAGAGTTTCTAACTCATGGGCGCATCCCGATGAAAACAGCTCGGTGTATGAACTGAAGGCATACGTTGAAAATATCTTTGCCCGTCTGGGATTGTGTATGCATGACTTGGTTGTAGGTAATTTGACCGATGATATTTATGCTACCGCACTTTCTGTACAGACAAGAGGTGGTAAGCGACTGGCTACTTTCGGTGTAGTGACGAAGAAATTACTGAAAGCATTTGATGTTGACAATGAAGTATATTATGCTGACTTGAACTGGAAAGAGTTGATGAAAGCCATCAAGAGCGTGAAAGTAAGTTATTCGGAAATATCCAAGTTCCCGGCTGTAAAACGTGATTTGGCCTTGTTGCTTGACAAGAAGGTACAATTTTCTGAAATAGAAAAGATTGCATACGAAACGGAGAAGAAGCTGTTGAAGGAGGTATCATTGTTCGACGTTTATGAAGGCAAGAATCTTGAGGCGGGAAAAAAGAGTTATGCTGTAAGTTTCTTGTTGCAAGACGAAAATGCTACATTGAATGACAAGCAGATTGACAAGATCATGTCGAAACTGGTTGCCAACCTGGAAAACAAGCTGAATGCCAAGTTGCGCTGA
- the lepA gene encoding translation elongation factor 4, protein MKNIRNFCIIAHIDHGKSTLADRLLEFTNTIQVTAGQMLDDMDLEKERGITIKSHAIQMEYTYKDEKYILNLIDTPGHVDFSYEVSRSIAACEGALLIVDASQGVQAQTISNLYMAIEHDLEIIPVINKCDMASANPDEVEDEIIELLGCKSEEIIRASGKTGMGVEEILAAVIERIPCPEGDEEAPLQALIFDSVFNSFRGIIAYFKIVNGVIHKGDKVKFFNTGKEYDADEIGVLKMDMVARQELRTGDVGYIISGIKTSKEVKVGDTITHIARPCREAIAGFEEVKPMVFAGVYPIEAEDFEDLRSSLEKLQLNDASLTFQPESSLALGFGFRCGFLGLLHMEIVQERLDREFDMNVITTVPNVSYNIYDKQGNMTEVHNPGSMPDPTMIDRIEEPYIRASVITATDYIGPIMTLCLGKRGELVKQEYISGNRVEIYYDMPLGEIVIDFYDKLKSISKGYASFDYHPNGFRPSKLVKLDILLNGEPVDALSTLTHFDNAYDLGKRMCEKLKDLIPRQQFDIAIQAAIGAKIISRETIKAVRKDVTAKCYGGDVSRKRKLLEKQKKGKKRMKQIGNVEVPQKAFLAVLKLD, encoded by the coding sequence ATGAAGAATATACGCAATTTTTGTATTATAGCTCATATCGACCACGGAAAATCAACTTTGGCTGACCGTCTTTTGGAGTTTACCAATACCATACAAGTGACTGCGGGGCAGATGCTGGATGACATGGACTTGGAGAAGGAGAGAGGTATCACCATTAAGAGCCATGCCATTCAGATGGAATATACATATAAAGATGAAAAGTATATTCTGAATTTGATTGATACTCCGGGACATGTGGACTTTTCGTATGAGGTTTCACGTTCCATTGCAGCATGTGAAGGTGCGTTGCTTATTGTGGACGCTTCGCAAGGTGTGCAGGCGCAGACCATTTCAAATCTCTACATGGCGATTGAGCATGATCTGGAAATTATTCCTGTCATAAACAAATGCGATATGGCAAGCGCCAACCCGGACGAGGTAGAAGACGAAATTATTGAGTTGCTGGGGTGCAAGAGCGAGGAAATTATCCGTGCTTCCGGCAAGACGGGGATGGGTGTGGAAGAAATCCTTGCAGCGGTGATTGAGCGCATCCCTTGCCCGGAGGGTGATGAAGAGGCTCCGCTGCAGGCTTTGATTTTTGACTCTGTGTTCAATTCTTTCCGGGGTATCATAGCTTATTTCAAGATTGTGAACGGCGTTATCCATAAAGGTGACAAAGTTAAATTCTTCAATACAGGCAAGGAATATGATGCTGATGAAATCGGGGTACTCAAGATGGATATGGTAGCTCGCCAGGAATTGCGTACAGGTGATGTAGGTTACATTATATCGGGTATAAAAACCTCTAAAGAGGTAAAGGTGGGAGATACGATCACTCATATAGCACGTCCATGCAGAGAGGCCATAGCAGGCTTTGAGGAGGTGAAACCGATGGTCTTTGCTGGGGTTTATCCCATAGAGGCGGAAGATTTTGAAGATTTGCGCTCTTCTTTGGAGAAACTTCAGTTGAACGATGCTTCATTGACTTTTCAGCCTGAGTCTTCTTTAGCTTTGGGATTCGGATTCCGTTGCGGTTTTTTAGGATTGCTTCACATGGAAATTGTGCAGGAACGTCTGGATCGGGAGTTTGATATGAATGTGATTACGACAGTGCCCAATGTCTCTTATAATATTTATGACAAGCAGGGCAATATGACTGAAGTGCATAATCCCGGAAGTATGCCTGATCCTACTATGATAGACCGTATTGAAGAGCCTTATATCCGTGCTTCCGTAATCACTGCCACCGATTATATCGGTCCTATAATGACCCTGTGTTTGGGCAAGCGTGGCGAACTGGTAAAACAAGAGTATATTTCCGGTAATCGTGTAGAAATATATTATGATATGCCTTTGGGAGAAATAGTGATTGACTTCTATGACAAATTGAAGAGTATCTCCAAGGGATATGCTTCTTTTGACTATCATCCCAATGGTTTCAGACCGTCCAAATTAGTGAAGTTGGATATATTGCTGAACGGTGAGCCGGTAGATGCCCTTTCCACCTTGACACATTTTGACAATGCTTATGATTTAGGCAAGCGCATGTGTGAGAAGCTGAAAGATCTGATACCGAGACAGCAGTTTGATATTGCCATTCAGGCGGCTATCGGTGCGAAAATCATTTCCCGTGAAACCATTAAGGCTGTGCGTAAAGATGTGACGGCAAAATGCTATGGTGGAGATGTGAGCCGTAAGCGGAAATTGCTTGAAAAACAGAAAAAAGGCAAGAAGCGAATGAAACAGATCGGTAATGTGGAAGTGCCTCAGAAAGCATTCCTTGCCGTACTGAAGTTAGATTAA
- a CDS encoding nucleobase:cation symporter-2 family protein: MEDNKGEQQSQNGLIYGLNDRPPFKEAFFAALQHLLAIFVAIITPPLIIAGALNLDAETTGYLVSMALFASGISTFVQCRRFGGLGTGLLCIQGTSFSFIGPIIAAGNIGGLPLIFGSCIAASTVEMFISRILKYTRRIITPLVSGIVVTLIGMSLIKVGITACGGGAAAQADGSFGSLHHVGLAALVLLLIIAFNRSSNRYLRMSSIVIGLSIGYVAAWFMGIVDFSSIRSYGGFNLPMPFRYGLDFSISTIIALGLIFMITAIEAYGDITANSLISGEPVEGETFVRRASGGILADGFNSMLAGMLNSFPNSVFAQNNGMIQLTGVASRYVGYYIAGFLVILGLFPAVGLVFSLMPEPVLGGATLLMFGTVAAAGIRIIAAQEISRKATLVMAISFSLGLSVELVPEILCQLPEALRNIFSSGITTGGVAAILANGLIYIKE; this comes from the coding sequence ATGGAGGACAACAAAGGAGAACAGCAATCTCAGAACGGACTGATATATGGACTGAATGACCGGCCACCTTTCAAGGAAGCTTTTTTTGCGGCTTTGCAACATCTGCTGGCTATATTCGTGGCTATCATCACTCCTCCCCTCATCATTGCCGGAGCATTGAATCTTGACGCAGAAACTACCGGGTATCTGGTGTCAATGGCCTTGTTTGCTTCCGGCATTTCCACATTTGTGCAATGCCGCCGATTCGGAGGGCTTGGGACAGGTCTGCTTTGCATACAGGGAACCAGTTTTTCGTTTATCGGACCTATCATTGCCGCCGGAAACATAGGAGGACTGCCTCTTATCTTCGGCTCTTGCATAGCAGCATCTACGGTGGAAATGTTCATCAGCCGGATACTGAAATATACCAGAAGAATAATCACACCACTCGTTTCGGGTATAGTTGTGACACTGATCGGAATGAGTCTGATAAAGGTCGGCATCACAGCTTGCGGAGGTGGTGCGGCAGCACAAGCAGACGGCAGCTTCGGCAGTCTGCACCATGTGGGACTGGCAGCCTTGGTACTGTTGCTCATTATCGCCTTCAACCGGAGTTCCAACCGCTACTTACGCATGAGTTCCATCGTTATCGGCCTGTCCATCGGCTATGTTGCAGCCTGGTTTATGGGCATTGTCGATTTCTCTTCCATACGGAGCTATGGAGGCTTCAACCTACCGATGCCTTTCCGCTACGGACTGGATTTCAGCATATCAACCATCATTGCATTAGGACTGATTTTCATGATTACCGCCATCGAGGCATACGGTGACATTACGGCCAATTCCCTTATATCAGGTGAACCGGTAGAGGGCGAAACATTTGTCAGACGTGCTTCGGGTGGGATTCTTGCCGATGGATTCAACTCCATGCTGGCAGGCATGCTTAATTCCTTTCCCAATTCCGTGTTTGCCCAAAACAACGGGATGATACAGTTGACAGGTGTTGCCAGCCGCTACGTGGGTTATTATATTGCCGGTTTTTTGGTAATTCTCGGACTGTTTCCGGCAGTAGGACTGGTATTTTCACTGATGCCCGAACCCGTATTGGGAGGAGCCACACTATTGATGTTCGGAACAGTAGCGGCAGCAGGCATACGCATCATTGCCGCACAAGAGATCAGCCGGAAAGCCACATTGGTAATGGCTATCAGCTTCTCCCTCGGTTTAAGCGTGGAACTTGTACCGGAAATATTGTGCCAGCTTCCTGAAGCACTCCGTAATATCTTTTCGTCGGGAATAACTACCGGAGGAGTAGCGGCTATACTGGCAAATGGGCTCATCTATATTAAGGAGTAA
- a CDS encoding winged helix-turn-helix domain-containing protein: MLREKAGETAGKIWNALNETEGLTAKQIKKATKLVDKDLFLGLGWLLREDKISTQEVEGELFVKLN; this comes from the coding sequence ATGTTAAGAGAAAAAGCTGGTGAAACTGCAGGAAAAATTTGGAATGCGCTGAATGAAACTGAAGGTTTAACTGCTAAACAAATCAAGAAAGCTACGAAATTGGTAGATAAAGATTTGTTCCTGGGCCTTGGATGGTTGTTGAGAGAAGATAAAATTTCTACTCAAGAAGTTGAAGGCGAACTGTTTGTGAAGCTGAACTAA
- a CDS encoding YebC/PmpR family DNA-binding transcriptional regulator has protein sequence MGRAFEYRKAAKLKRWGHMAKTFTRLGKQIAIAVKAGGPEPENNPTLRSVIATCKRENMPKDNIERAIKNAMGKDQSDYKSMTYEGYGPHGVAVFVDTLTDNTTRTVADVRSVFNKFGGNLGTMGSLAFLFDHKCVFTFKKKEGIDMEELILDLIDYDVEEDFEEDEEEGTITIYGDPKSYAAIQKHLEECGFEDVGGEFTYIPNDTKDVTREQRETIDKMVERLEEFDDVQTVYTNMKPEESED, from the coding sequence ATGGGAAGAGCATTTGAATATAGAAAAGCTGCCAAATTGAAAAGATGGGGTCACATGGCAAAGACCTTTACGAGACTGGGTAAACAAATAGCTATTGCTGTAAAGGCCGGTGGTCCGGAGCCGGAGAACAATCCGACCTTACGTTCGGTTATCGCTACATGTAAGCGTGAGAATATGCCGAAGGATAACATTGAACGCGCCATCAAGAATGCAATGGGTAAGGATCAGAGTGATTACAAGAGTATGACATACGAGGGATATGGACCTCATGGTGTGGCTGTTTTTGTAGATACTCTGACAGATAATACCACCCGCACGGTGGCTGATGTACGTTCCGTTTTCAATAAGTTTGGCGGAAACCTGGGTACTATGGGTTCATTGGCTTTCTTGTTCGATCATAAGTGTGTATTCACTTTCAAGAAGAAAGAAGGTATCGATATGGAAGAACTTATCCTTGACTTGATAGATTATGATGTAGAGGAAGATTTTGAGGAGGATGAGGAAGAAGGGACAATCACCATCTACGGTGATCCGAAGAGTTATGCCGCTATCCAGAAGCATTTGGAAGAATGTGGCTTTGAAGATGTGGGAGGTGAATTTACTTACATCCCGAATGATACGAAGGATGTAACTCGCGAACAACGTGAAACTATCGACAAGATGGTGGAACGTCTGGAAGAGTTTGATGATGTACAGACGGTTTATACGAATATGAAGCCGGAAGAAAGTGAAGACTAA
- a CDS encoding Nramp family divalent metal transporter, protein MKNILKDLKRRDHKRYLGGLDVFKYIGPGLLVTVGFIDPGNWASNFAAGSEFGYSLLWVVTLSTIMLIVLQHNVAHLGIVTGLCLSEAATQYTPKWVSRPILGTAVLASISTSLAEILGGAIALQMLFDIPIIWGSVLTTAFVLVMLFTNSYKKIERSIIAFVSVIGLSFIYELFLVKIDWPMAAQGWVTPSFPQGSMLIIMSVLGAVVMPHNLFLHSEVIQSHEYNKQDDASIRKVLKYELFDTLFSMIVGWAINSAMILLAAATFFSGGIQVEELQQAKSLLEPLLGNSAAVVFALALLMAGISSTITSGMAAGSIFAGIFSEAYHIKDSHSQVGVVISLGVALLLIFFIGDPFKGLLISQMVLSIQLPFTVFLQVSLTSSRKVMGQYVNSKWSTFVLYTIAAIVTVLNIMLLISEMI, encoded by the coding sequence ATGAAGAATATTCTGAAAGATTTGAAACGGAGAGACCATAAACGTTATTTGGGTGGTCTGGATGTTTTTAAATATATAGGTCCCGGATTGTTGGTGACGGTGGGGTTTATAGATCCTGGAAACTGGGCATCTAATTTTGCGGCAGGTTCTGAGTTCGGCTATTCATTACTGTGGGTGGTCACTTTATCGACAATCATGCTGATCGTATTGCAACATAATGTGGCGCATCTGGGGATTGTGACCGGTTTGTGCTTGTCTGAAGCTGCCACGCAATATACTCCTAAGTGGGTATCTCGTCCTATTCTGGGTACTGCCGTGCTGGCCTCCATTTCTACCTCGCTGGCGGAAATATTGGGAGGAGCCATTGCCTTGCAGATGTTGTTTGACATTCCGATAATATGGGGATCTGTGTTGACGACAGCTTTTGTGCTTGTAATGCTTTTCACCAATTCATACAAGAAGATAGAGCGCTCCATCATTGCATTCGTATCTGTTATCGGCCTTTCCTTTATCTACGAATTGTTTCTGGTGAAAATTGACTGGCCGATGGCTGCGCAAGGATGGGTGACTCCATCGTTTCCTCAGGGAAGTATGCTGATTATTATGAGTGTGCTTGGAGCAGTGGTTATGCCGCATAATTTGTTCCTTCATTCGGAGGTGATACAGAGTCATGAATACAACAAGCAGGATGATGCTTCCATCCGTAAAGTGCTGAAATATGAACTTTTTGATACTCTGTTTTCCATGATTGTGGGGTGGGCCATCAACAGTGCGATGATTCTGCTGGCGGCAGCAACCTTTTTCAGCGGGGGAATTCAGGTGGAAGAATTGCAGCAAGCCAAGTCATTGCTGGAGCCTTTGCTGGGGAACAGCGCTGCCGTTGTCTTTGCATTGGCGTTGCTGATGGCAGGCATTTCTTCCACGATAACCAGCGGCATGGCGGCAGGCTCTATTTTTGCCGGTATTTTCAGTGAGGCTTATCATATTAAGGACAGCCATTCTCAGGTGGGGGTGGTAATCTCTTTGGGTGTCGCTTTATTATTGATATTCTTTATTGGGGATCCGTTTAAAGGACTGTTGATTTCGCAGATGGTATTGAGCATCCAGTTGCCCTTTACGGTCTTTTTGCAAGTCAGCCTGACTTCTTCCCGTAAAGTGATGGGGCAATACGTGAACAGTAAATGGAGTACATTTGTGCTTTATACGATTGCAGCTATTGTCACGGTTTTGAATATTATGTTGTTAATTTCGGAAATGATATGA
- a CDS encoding exodeoxyribonuclease III, translating into MKIITYNVNGLRAAVTKGFPEWLAQEQPDVLCLQETKLQPEQYPADALDSLGYKHYLYSARKKGYSGVAILAKREPDRVEYGMGMEEYDSEGRFLRADYDDLSIVSVYHPSGTSGDERQAFKMVWLEKFQEYVLELQRTRPKLILCGDYNICHEPIDIHDPIRNATNSGFLPEEREWMTRFLDAGFTDSFRFLHPDKQEYTWWSYRFNSRARNKGWRIDYCMVNEPVRPMLKDARILNDAVHSDHCPMLLEITE; encoded by the coding sequence ATGAAAATTATTACATACAACGTCAACGGTCTGCGGGCTGCCGTGACAAAGGGCTTTCCCGAATGGCTCGCACAAGAACAGCCGGATGTGCTTTGTCTGCAAGAAACAAAGTTACAGCCGGAACAGTATCCGGCGGATGCGTTGGATTCTTTGGGATATAAACATTATTTATATTCTGCACGGAAAAAGGGATATAGCGGAGTGGCTATTCTGGCTAAGCGTGAGCCCGATCGTGTGGAATATGGCATGGGAATGGAGGAGTATGACAGCGAAGGGCGCTTTCTTCGTGCTGATTATGATGATTTGTCCATCGTTAGCGTATATCATCCTTCGGGAACCAGTGGTGATGAACGTCAGGCTTTCAAAATGGTCTGGTTGGAGAAATTCCAGGAATATGTATTGGAATTGCAACGTACACGTCCGAAATTGATTCTTTGCGGGGATTATAACATTTGTCATGAGCCGATAGATATTCACGATCCCATTCGCAATGCGACCAACAGTGGATTCTTACCTGAAGAACGGGAATGGATGACACGTTTTCTGGACGCCGGCTTTACGGACTCTTTCCGTTTTTTGCATCCCGACAAACAGGAATATACGTGGTGGAGCTATCGTTTCAATTCACGTGCAAGGAATAAGGGCTGGCGTATAGACTATTGTATGGTGAATGAGCCGGTGCGTCCGATGTTGAAGGACGCAAGGATATTGAATGATGCCGTTCATTCGGATCACTGTCCTATGTTGCTGGAAATAACTGAATGA
- the nhaA gene encoding Na+/H+ antiporter NhaA: MKIFSIKNRLSLNVWASILLFMVAIVAACIANSPLAEVYQDFLSQELHLRIGGFNLFSHGGHPLKMIEFINDCLMAVFFLAVGLEIKRELLVGELSSFRKAVLPFIAACGGMLLPVIVYSLLVVQGTPDMRGMAIPMATDIAFSLGVLSLLGKRVPLSLKIFLTAFAVVDDIGGILVIAIFYSSEVAYWYLVAAVVLYGLLYYLGRRGMTQKIFYLGGGIIIWYLFLQSGIHSTISGVLLAFVIPARPRLDAGKYIKRIQNVISEFPVSKSDDIVLTNEQIATLKQVERASDFVISPLQSLEDNLHGVVNFVILPLFAFANAGVVLGSGGGDVIGDVSIAVAAGLLVGKFAGIYIFTWLAVKSGLASMPAGMNWKNIGGVALLGGIGFTVSLFIANLSFAADYPDLLNQAKFGVLLGTFVAGVLGYVVLNAVLPKFRK; this comes from the coding sequence ATGAAGATTTTTTCAATAAAGAACCGTTTGTCGCTGAATGTCTGGGCAAGCATTTTATTGTTTATGGTAGCCATAGTGGCCGCTTGCATTGCCAATTCGCCATTAGCAGAGGTATATCAGGATTTTTTGTCGCAAGAGTTGCATCTCCGTATCGGAGGCTTCAATTTGTTTTCTCATGGCGGGCATCCCTTGAAGATGATTGAATTCATCAATGATTGTCTGATGGCTGTTTTCTTTCTGGCAGTGGGCCTTGAAATAAAACGCGAGTTATTGGTAGGTGAACTGTCTTCTTTCCGTAAAGCGGTTCTTCCTTTTATCGCCGCGTGTGGTGGTATGTTGTTGCCGGTTATAGTCTATTCTTTACTGGTGGTGCAAGGTACTCCCGATATGCGGGGAATGGCTATTCCGATGGCTACTGACATTGCTTTTTCGCTGGGAGTACTCAGTCTGCTGGGCAAACGTGTTCCATTGAGCCTGAAGATATTTCTGACTGCCTTTGCTGTGGTGGATGATATTGGAGGCATTTTGGTAATTGCCATTTTTTATAGTTCGGAAGTAGCCTATTGGTACTTGGTGGCGGCAGTTGTGCTTTATGGTCTTCTTTATTATCTGGGCAGAAGAGGAATGACTCAGAAAATTTTCTATTTGGGTGGTGGCATCATTATCTGGTACTTGTTCCTTCAGTCAGGCATACACAGCACTATTTCGGGTGTGCTTCTGGCATTTGTGATTCCTGCCCGTCCAAGGTTGGATGCCGGCAAATACATTAAACGCATACAGAATGTTATCAGCGAATTTCCTGTTTCCAAATCCGATGACATTGTACTGACCAATGAGCAGATTGCAACACTGAAGCAAGTGGAACGTGCTTCTGATTTTGTAATCAGTCCTTTGCAGTCATTGGAGGACAATCTCCATGGAGTGGTGAATTTTGTCATTCTGCCACTGTTTGCTTTCGCCAATGCAGGGGTGGTTCTTGGCAGTGGAGGAGGTGATGTCATAGGTGACGTAAGTATAGCTGTGGCTGCCGGACTGCTTGTCGGAAAGTTTGCTGGTATCTATATTTTTACATGGCTGGCCGTAAAGAGTGGTTTGGCTTCGATGCCTGCCGGAATGAATTGGAAAAATATAGGTGGTGTCGCTTTGTTGGGTGGTATCGGTTTTACGGTTTCTTTGTTCATTGCCAACCTTTCTTTTGCAGCGGATTATCCTGATCTGTTGAATCAAGCCAAGTTCGGGGTACTTCTCGGTACGTTTGTGGCAGGTGTTTTAGGTTACGTTGTGCTGAATGCTGTACTTCCGAAGTTCCGGAAATAG
- a CDS encoding TIGR03905 family TSCPD domain-containing protein, with translation MTYTYKTKGTCSSNIELDVENGIVKEVAFWGGCNGNLQGLSRLVKGMPVEAVITRLEGICCGGRPTSCPDQLCKALHEMGY, from the coding sequence ATGACATATACATATAAGACTAAAGGCACATGCAGTTCGAACATCGAGCTTGATGTAGAAAACGGTATCGTGAAAGAGGTCGCATTTTGGGGTGGATGTAACGGAAACCTGCAGGGGTTGTCCCGACTGGTGAAGGGAATGCCTGTAGAGGCGGTGATTACCCGTCTGGAAGGGATCTGTTGCGGAGGACGCCCGACTTCTTGTCCCGACCAGTTGTGCAAAGCACTGCATGAAATGGGATATTGA